The genome window CTCTGAAAGACCCGCTCGTTGACCTATCCGTACCTAAAGAGATAACCGCAAAATGGCTGCTTGACTCATCGCGCGTGTGACCAACACCGGCATCGTACTCGAGTTATCTTTCGCGCACTTCAAACGCCTCAAAGACCGTGTATGCCGAGCCTCGAAACCTGTTGCGTCTCATACAGTCTTGATTGCGTTCGCGTCGCTTCAAAGCTGGGTGTTTTTTATTTGGATAACATGTTCAAAGGTCATTTCCATCCCCAGCCCATGTCCTAATACGGCCATTACAGGCTTGTGGACAAGATTCTGATTGGCTTAGTTCATCTTTTCCCGTAGAAATCGCGAGACTGACATGTGGGAATACCTGGGATGTTGCGAGTGACTCAACCTCTTATATCATATCCACCACGTCCTTTTCGCTTTCCTTCCACAACTACAACTGACGGACACAACATCTCGCATCAATTCGCATCAAGCCTTCTTCGGCCCTTCTTTCAGCCCATCATGTCCCGAAGAAACATCAGCTCAGGTTCTGCCTTTGAGGCACAAATCGGCTACTCCCGCGCGGTGGTCTCGGGCGATCTCATCTTTGTGTCTGGAACCACGGGGTCCGTGTCTCCCTCCAACCTCAATCCCAGCCCACCCATTCATATCATGGTTTATAAACAACCATGTACAGTTGGGGCATATATGCTAATTAGTCCAACGGCACAGTTACAACTACGCAACAGGCGTCATATCTCCCAACATTGTCGAGCAGACGGAGCAGACGATGGAAAAcatcgccgccgccctcgccGAGGCCGGCGCCGAGATCAAGGATGTCGTGCGCGTCCGCTACATCCTCCCCGACCGCAACGACTTTCAAAAGACATGGCCGGTGCTTCAAAAGTACTTTGGCGACGTCCGCCCCGCGGCGACCATGATCCAGGCGGCGTTGATGGAGGACGTGATGAAGGTTGAGATTGAGGTCACGGCCAAGAAGGAGGCTGCCAGTTTGTAGTTGAAGCACTGCACTGTAGGACAACGGCTCTATAGTTCGTGTGAGAAGGTGAGGCCTTTTGGTGGCTTTCGGTCCTGCAGGGAGACTCGATACCAGAACGCCTTGCGCAGGATAATTTGGTTGTGAAGAAAACAGCCTGGTAGTGAGATATCTTGATGAGTGAGATGTGAGAGCGAATCGAAATTACCGAACTCTTGATCCGTAGATATTTCCCAATCAAAGAAGTAGTTGACCCCATTTCCAAGAGCTTATGGCCACTTCCACAAATGACAAAACGAGCTTGCCGTGACTTGCCATCGTGTAGCAAGCATAGTAACATCAAGGTATGTACTCGTCACGACTAGAAAGCTGGAACACAGTCACAGAACGACACCAGCCTAGTTATGAGCATGGCCTGAGGGGGGCTTTGCTCCGTACTTGAACGTATTTTCAAGCTGGTGCCTTGGCCAAACCTCTTCACTTTCTCCGTCTCTCTCACCCTTGAACGACGTGTTACTATCAAGTTGAATCACAACTGTGATGAGACAAGTAGTCACTGAACCAAAAAAACGATTGTTCGTCGCTCAAATATTCAGCCACAGACTCGTGACATAAAAAATCACCCCAGGATGCCGGACTACCAATGAGTTTATAAGTACAGCTCAATCATATCTGTAAGCGGCTCTTCAACATCCAAAGTCAGAAAGCTGCAAAGAATCAGGTCTCACTTCATGCAAGAATTGTCACCATCCCGAGAAATAAGGCCCAAAAGGTACACGGCGGGATAAGTATGCAGCCAATACCGGGTCGTTTCAACTCTATCAAGATAGAATACTGTTAGAGCAAACCCCAACATCACAGAGCGCATCATACCATGACATTCCCATCAAACTGAGGTCGTGAAAGCCTCAACCCGAGGACGGTATAACACTCGCAAACATATCAGCTCCCAGTCCAAACAGTTTTCAACGGCAACAGACGGCTAATCTCAGCCTTCAAGTCAGCCTCCAAAAGCCAAAAGGGGGCGCATTAGAACAAATACCCGAACATGGCTATTGCGGCGGCGTAGTGTAATAGCATTGAGTTGGCATATAACACAAACCTAGCATCATATAACACGCAGCCCCTGCAACTGCAACCACTTTAACCAGCCTAGCCAACCCCCTCCGAGATGAGGACTTCATACCCACGCAACTGCCGAGCTCATGGACTCGAAAAAGGAGCTATTCACTGCTGATAGCCATGCTAAGGCTGGAATAAGACCGCCAGAGGGCAACACATGCCCCCCGATATTTTGGGGTACCATACAGTGACAAAAGCCATGAATCCCCAAATCTCATGCACAATGAGATCGATACCCAACATCGCCATGCCCAGGGTTCAGTCCAGCTCCGGGGAAGCAGACCAGccacccctcccctcccctccatcCTAGCCGCTCATTGTCCTGAGCCGAGCCAACTCGTACGACGACGACCCCCAGCACTGAAGTCATAATGGCGGGAAATGTCCCCG of Colletotrichum lupini chromosome 8, complete sequence contains these proteins:
- a CDS encoding endoribonuclease L-PSP — protein: MSRRNISSGSAFEAQIGYSRAVVSGDLIFVSGTTGYNYATGVISPNIVEQTEQTMENIAAALAEAGAEIKDVVRVRYILPDRNDFQKTWPVLQKYFGDVRPAATMIQAALMEDVMKVEIEVTAKKEAASL